One Euphorbia lathyris chromosome 1, ddEupLath1.1, whole genome shotgun sequence DNA segment encodes these proteins:
- the LOC136205579 gene encoding AT-hook motif nuclear-localized protein 16 produces the protein MAGGADLTFPCVESKSVMDPNPDSDKGNYTRPSIDSILMSPKLPKAVPPVSSAPEGETIRRPRGRPAGSKNKPKPPIIVTRDSANALRAHAMEVSSGCDVSESLVNFARRKQRGICVLSGSGCVTNVTLRQPASSGAIVTLHGRFEILSLLGSILPPPAPPGITGLSIYLAGAQGQVVGGGVVGALIASGPVVIMAASFMNATFDRLPLDEDEISAAAVQNQHYQNARHHHHHHLDISDLYGVPQNLLTNSSTVPPEIYTWTPSRTMTKS, from the coding sequence ATGGCTGGAGGTGCTGATTTAACATTCCCTTGTGTTGAATCCAAAAGTGTTATGGATCCCAACCCAGATTCAGACAAGGGTAATTACACTCGACCTAGCATTGACTCTATCCTCATGTCTCCCAAGTTACCAAAGGCTGTGCCCCCAGTCTCTTCAGCACCTGAAGGGGAGACAATCCGACGGCCTCGTGGAAGGCCGGCTGGATCAAAAAATAAGCCCAAACCTCCCATTATAGTGACTCGAGACAGTGCTAATGCACTAAGGGCTCATGCAATGGAGGTGAGTTCAGGGTGTGATGTAAGTGAGAGTTTAGTCAACTTTGCTAGAAGGAAGCAACGTGGAATATGCGTACTTAGCGGGAGCGGCTGTGTAACCAATGTCACTCTACGACAACCAGCTTCGTCTGGGGCCATTGTGACCCTTCACGGCCGTTTCGAGATACTATCATTGCTTGGATCGATATTGCCTCCGCCTGCTCCACCGGGAATTACTGGGCTAAGTATTTACTTAGCAGGGGCTCAAGGGCAGGTGGTTGGAGGAGGAGTGGTTGGTGCACTCATTGCATCAGGCCCTGTTGTGATCATGGCTGCATCTTTCATGAATGCAACTTTCGATCGCTTGCCGTTGGATGAAGATGAAATATCGGCTGCAGCTGTGCAGAATCAGCACTACCAGAATGCTCGTCATCACCATCATCACCATCTCGATATTTCTGATCTTTATGGAGTACCACAGAACTTGCTTACCAACAGTTCTACAGTTCCTCCAGAGATATATACTTGGACACCTAGCAGAACCATGACAAAATCCTAA
- the LOC136205571 gene encoding pentatricopeptide repeat-containing protein At2g42920, chloroplastic, which translates to MLPLCCSFTSPISKSNFISDQTYIAMIDQKCTTMKDLQKVHTQLIKTGLAKDPFAASRILAFCTTPAGDINYAYSVFTQIQTPNLFIWNTIIRGFSHSSTPQFALSLFIDMLSTSPIQPHRLTYPSLFKAYAHLHLPHEGAQLHARVIKLGLQNDPFIRNTILYMYANCGIMSDARKVFDRVMSFDVVAWNVMIMGLAKCGAIDYARLMFDEMPERSRVSWNSIISGYVRNGEFIEALKLFQRMQEEKVKPCEFTMVSLLNACACLGSIKQGEWIHQYMVKNNFEMNPIVVAAIIDMFSKCGSIDKALQVFAESPKKGLACWNSIILGLAMNGQENKAINLFSLLESSNMKPDYVSFIGVLTACNHAGLVDKAKDFLLLMEDIYKIKPSIKHYSCMVDVLGRAGFLEEAEELITSMPVDPDIVIWGSLLWSCCKYENIEMAKRAAKHLMKLDESESSAYVLMANVYSASSHFKEAIRQRVCLKEKEIQKEPGCSLIEVNGEVHEFVAGGRLHPKTKEICNVLNVLKLIIKESESVI; encoded by the coding sequence ATGTTGCCTTTGTGTTGTTCTTTCACTTCACCTATATCCAAATCCAACTTCATCTCAGACCAAACTTACATTGCCATGATTGACCAAAAATGCACAACTATGAAAGACCTCCAAAAAGTCCATACCCAACTCATTAAAACTGGTTTAGCCAAGGACCCTTTTGCTGCTAGCCGGATATTAGCCTTTTGTACCACTCCGGCCGGCGACATCAATTATGCTTACTCAGTCTTCACTCAAATCCAAACCCCAAATCTCTTCATATGGAATACTATCATTAGAGGCTTCTCCCACAGCTCCACTCCACAATTCGCTCTCTCTTTATTCATTGACATGTTGTCTACTTCCCCAATTCAACCTCACAGGCTCACTTATCCTTCACTTTTTAAGGCTTATGCtcatcttcatcttccccaTGAAGGAGCTCAACTTCACGCTAGGGTTATTAAATTGGGACTTCAAAATGATCCCTTTATCCGAAACACAATCTTGTATATGTATGCAAATTGTGGGATTATGAGTGATGCGAGGAAAGTGTTTGATAGAGTTATGAGTTTTGATGTTGTTGCTTGGAATGTAATGATAATGGGACTTGCAAAATGTGGAGCAATTGATTATGCTAGATtgatgtttgatgaaatgcctgaGAGAAGTCGGGTCTCTTGGAATTCAATCATTAGTGGGTATGTGAGGAATGGTGAATTCATTGAGGCATTGAAGCTTTTTCAGAGAATGCAAGAAGAGAAGGTTAAGCCTTGTGAATTTACAATGGTGAGCTTATTAAATGCTTGTGCTTGCTTAGGATCAATAAAGCAAGGAGAATGGATTCATCAATATATGGTTAAGAACAACTTTGAAATGAATCCTATTGTTGTTGCAGCTATTATAGACATGTTTTCTAAGTGTGGAAGCATTGATAAGGCTCTTCAAGTGTTTGCAGAGTCACCAAAAAAAGGATTAGCATGTTGGAACTCCATTATTTTAGGCTTAGCTATGAATGGACAAGAGAATAAAGCAATCAACTTGTTTTCACTACTTGAGTCCTCAAATATGAAACCAGACTATGTTAGTTTTATTGGTGTCTTGACAGCATGTAATCATGCTGGTTTGGTAGATAAAGCTAAGGACTTTTTATTACTAATGGAAGATATATATAAGATCAAGCCATCAATAAAACACTATAGTTGTATGGTTGATGTGCTAGGCCGAGCCGGATTCCTTGAAGAGGCAGAGGAGTTGATAACAAGTATGCCTGTAGATCCAGATATTGTTATATGGGGATCTTTACTATGGTCTTGCTGCAAGTATGAAAATATTGAGATGGCGAAACGAGCAGCAAAGCATTTAATGAAGTTAGATGAGAGTGAAAGTTCAGCCTATGTACTTATGGCTAATGTTTATTCTGCCTCAAGTCATTTTAAAGAAGCAATAAGGCAAAGAGTTTGTTTGAAAGAGAAGGAGATACAGAAAGAACCTGGATGTAGTTTAATTGAAGTCAATGGAGAAGTTCATGAGTTTGTAGCCGGTGGACGGCTGCATCCAAAAACTAAAGAAATCTGCAATGTATTGAATGTTCTGAAACTGATAATTAAAGAAAGTGAAAGTGTCATATGA